ACGCCTGGAATGAAATATCCGATAAAAATTAGATTATGACCATATTTGCTGAACCAATGTTGTGTTTTTTCTAATTTATGCGGAGAGAGGAACATAAATCTTCCGAATCTCTTAATAAAAGGTAATCCTGCCTTTAGACCAATGTAATAAGTAATAGTCATTCCAATGGTTGTACCTAGAAATGCTATAATCAGCAGCCATGCGAAATCGAGAACACCTAGATAGGAAAGATAGCCGGCATAGGCCATCGTCGTTTCACCAGGGAAAGGGAGGGCAATAAACTCCAATAATAAGCCGATAAATAACACCGCATATCCATATTCCTCAAACAATAACTGAATCCATTTAAGTAACTCCAATATGTTCACTCTCCATCTATAGGACTGTTTCGAGATCATTCCATAGTACTAGTCTTTTTTTATAACCCTCACCATATAATCTATC
The nucleotide sequence above comes from Paenibacillus sp. IHBB 10380. Encoded proteins:
- a CDS encoding DedA family protein translates to MELLKWIQLLFEEYGYAVLFIGLLLEFIALPFPGETTMAYAGYLSYLGVLDFAWLLIIAFLGTTIGMTITYYIGLKAGLPFIKRFGRFMFLSPHKLEKTQHWFSKYGHNLIFIGYFIPGVRHFTGYFSGINALPFRKFSLYAYSGALFWVILFLGLGKIFGPQWQVAFHLAEVYSLWIVGGIAIIALTVIFYRFRKKMSAAMFTKPDKKRVKRPS